The Afipia massiliensis genome has a segment encoding these proteins:
- a CDS encoding nuclear transport factor 2 family protein, translated as MDTGSIATVVRQYLAAWNETDAAARRKLLAQCWADGGVYVDPRADLSGRDELNTHIAKIQAGRPGARLEFMSGIDIHHNVVRFLWRLVQADGTAGDTSIDFGEIGPDGRLVKIIGFFGPAPEL; from the coding sequence ATGGACACCGGCAGCATCGCAACCGTCGTGAGGCAATATCTGGCGGCATGGAACGAGACCGATGCAGCGGCCCGCCGGAAGCTGCTGGCGCAGTGCTGGGCCGACGGCGGCGTCTATGTCGACCCCCGAGCCGACCTCAGCGGACGCGATGAGTTGAACACTCACATCGCGAAGATTCAGGCCGGGCGGCCCGGCGCGCGGCTCGAATTCATGAGCGGCATCGATATCCACCACAACGTGGTGCGTTTCCTGTGGCGGCTGGTGCAGGCCGACGGTACCGCCGGCGACACGTCGATCGATTTCGGCGAGATCGGACCCGACGGACGGCTGGTGAAAATCATCGGCTTCTTCGGACCGGCGCCGGAGCTTTAA
- a CDS encoding flagellar hook-length control protein FliK, producing MSIAINPVFPVVAAQSVAAGVALQPGTVIDATVLKQLDANLVRIAIANLTIQVLSEVPLQPGQMLQLAVSQTPQGVRLQIVPGEGDAPSSASAASTGAAKADTVSVPKADVPVQTAAAGRVLTNLEALAVSAAVQTAAARQGSLSPLFANLGVVASSQTLPQTLQQAAAQLLAQRTPLSENLTGDTLKTAFRNSGLFMEQSLASSQTGNGPDLKAALIVFRQTVASWLGNAPAASASPQPSNVPLSAAPPLAPDGGDILLPQAPVRVAEDAAERDGKIRIYAPNEPLPTAANRVAAASAGLTALQEVLQGFPKGVQDAVADMLDAEARAGAAHVTDGEAITRTNVPPPPFRGSDTSAQSVALPSLAPDDAPATMAHRLIEDTDAALARQTLLQAASLPVDVPGARIDPTAPRWNFEIPFVTPQGTAVAQFEISRDGAGSEAEAASRVWRARFSLNVEPSGPVHALVSLSHGRTSVRMWAERSATAAQLRINAPQLSHALREAALEPGDIVIGEGAPPKAASPPAGHFLDRAL from the coding sequence ATGTCGATCGCCATCAATCCCGTCTTTCCGGTTGTCGCAGCGCAGAGCGTGGCGGCAGGCGTTGCCTTGCAGCCGGGCACCGTGATCGACGCGACCGTGCTGAAGCAGCTCGATGCCAATCTGGTCCGCATCGCGATTGCGAACCTGACCATCCAGGTGCTGTCCGAAGTGCCGTTGCAGCCCGGCCAGATGTTGCAACTGGCGGTGTCGCAGACGCCGCAGGGCGTGCGGCTCCAGATCGTGCCGGGCGAGGGCGATGCGCCGTCGTCCGCATCTGCCGCATCCACGGGTGCCGCGAAGGCTGATACCGTCAGCGTGCCGAAGGCCGATGTACCGGTGCAAACCGCCGCCGCAGGCCGCGTGCTGACCAATCTCGAAGCGCTTGCCGTCTCGGCCGCGGTGCAGACCGCTGCCGCGCGTCAGGGCAGCCTGTCGCCGCTGTTCGCAAATCTCGGTGTGGTGGCGTCCTCGCAGACATTGCCGCAGACCCTGCAGCAGGCGGCCGCGCAATTGCTGGCGCAGCGCACGCCGCTCAGTGAGAATTTGACCGGCGACACGCTGAAAACGGCGTTCCGCAATTCCGGTCTGTTCATGGAGCAAAGTCTCGCGTCGTCGCAGACGGGCAACGGTCCGGATCTCAAGGCCGCGCTGATCGTGTTTCGCCAGACCGTCGCCTCATGGCTCGGCAACGCGCCTGCGGCGAGCGCTTCGCCGCAGCCATCGAATGTGCCGCTATCCGCCGCGCCACCGTTGGCACCGGACGGCGGCGACATTCTCTTGCCGCAGGCGCCGGTGCGCGTCGCGGAGGACGCCGCCGAACGCGACGGAAAAATTCGCATCTACGCGCCGAACGAGCCGTTGCCGACGGCGGCGAACCGCGTCGCGGCGGCAAGCGCGGGATTGACCGCGCTTCAGGAGGTGTTGCAGGGATTTCCGAAGGGCGTGCAGGACGCGGTTGCAGACATGCTCGATGCGGAAGCGCGCGCGGGCGCTGCGCACGTGACCGATGGCGAGGCGATCACGCGCACCAATGTGCCGCCGCCGCCGTTTCGCGGCTCGGACACGAGCGCGCAGTCCGTTGCACTTCCATCGCTCGCACCGGACGATGCGCCGGCAACCATGGCGCATCGCCTGATCGAGGACACCGACGCAGCACTTGCGCGGCAGACGCTGCTGCAGGCGGCGTCATTGCCGGTTGACGTGCCCGGTGCACGGATCGACCCGACCGCGCCGCGCTGGAATTTCGAGATTCCGTTTGTCACGCCGCAGGGCACCGCTGTGGCGCAATTCGAGATTTCGCGCGATGGTGCGGGCAGCGAGGCTGAAGCGGCAAGCCGCGTCTGGCGTGCGCGATTTTCTCTGAATGTCGAGCCGAGCGGGCCGGTGCATGCGCTGGTGTCGCTGAGCCATGGGCGAACATCGGTGCGGATGTGGGCCGAGCGTTCCGCGACGGCGGCGCAGTTGCGGATCAACGCGCCGCAATTGTCGCATGCTCTGCGCGAAGCAGCACTCGAGCCTGGCGACATCGTGATCGGCGAGGGCGCGCCGCCAAAGGCCGCGTCGCCGCCCGCCGGCCATTTTCTGGATCGCGCGCTGTGA
- a CDS encoding EscU/YscU/HrcU family type III secretion system export apparatus switch protein yields the protein MNIDTKNRVAVALHYDKKGAPRVVAKGKGTIGEKIIEIANENDIPIEENEVLAGALSNVELGEEIPAELYKGVAEVLIFVMRLTGRLR from the coding sequence GTGAACATCGACACCAAAAACCGAGTCGCGGTCGCGCTGCACTATGACAAGAAGGGTGCGCCGCGCGTTGTCGCCAAGGGCAAAGGCACGATTGGCGAGAAGATCATCGAGATTGCCAACGAGAACGACATTCCCATTGAGGAGAATGAAGTGCTGGCGGGCGCGCTCTCCAATGTCGAGCTTGGCGAGGAGATTCCGGCCGAGCTTTACAAGGGCGTGGCCGAAGTCCTGATCTTCGTCATGCGGCTGACGGGACGGCTGCGTTAA